The nucleotide window AATCGGCAAAGGTGTTGCACTCGGCTTCCAGGGCTGCTGTGGATATTTATCAATATCTACACCTTTAATCACGGGTGGTACGTCAggtatttgttctatgcgattatTTTGCTCTTTTAGCtatttctgcaaagttagtaccaaactttgtaaatcagaattatttGGTGTACCTAACCTTCCATCACGAGATTCACTGGGAGTTCCTCCGTTTTCTGAATTGGCAAGTCCCGGGCATAGGTTTTCTATGATTGCGGTATTGGTTAGAGGAGGAGTTGGTGGAGCAGTTGGCAATCCCCTAATAAAATCTTAGAGAGCGTTGTTCACGTGTTCTGCGATCAATTGTTTTAAAGCGTCTTGTTCGATAGTTTGCTCGTCCCCTTAATGATCATTCGTGTGTGTTGTTGATCTTTCAGGTGTCCCTTCTCGGGACAGTCGAGGAGATTCTTGTGGTGAAGGGATTTGTGGAGTTTCTCCGTCCTGTGGATTTAGCTGGTTTTTTTCGTTGACAGTTGGCATGATTGCTTGTCATAAAGATAATTTGTAAagtgaaaagattatcagatttccggtaactgaaccaatttgtttaacaaaAAAATATGTTTCTTGACCAAAGTCTAAATTTAGGAGAAAACGGATTACTAATAGCCAAATTTTACTTCACTTTCACAATGATATTTAAAGAAATTGATAAGTATGGCAAAGGAACTAATTGATgatcaaaatgtaaaattaagaTAGAGAATTTCGAAAAAGCATTAAAGTAAAGAGTATATTTCAATAGTATTGAGATCTATCTTTACAAATAAAATTGTGTCCTTATATATGAATGTACAATTATAATGGTTTTCCCACGTAATTTGGGTTTATTATGGGCATAATGATATTGATTGCCCATTATCTTGGATATCTATAACTGGCATATTTATAGCTATAAATACCATATAACTATTCTGATTATCCTTCCTTATTTACTTACAGTTCATGTATCTTTCGTTCCTTTTGTTCATTATTTATTCTGTCCTCATCTCTTCTTTGTCAACTGTTAGGTCTAATTCTCTTCTCTGTACGGTCTTTGGGTATTTCTCCCCGTGGTTTTTTCTCCCAATTAATTCTTTTAATTGAGGATATCACTTATTTCTATATCACTATTTCACGTGTCATGCTATATCAGCATTCAAATATTCCACGTGTTACGTCATTTTACCACCGATACACCAACTATAGGAGATGATGGCATGTCAGCTAGAAGCGGCTGTGAATCTTGAACAGAAATTTCCGACGTGGTTTAGTTCTAACCCAACAGGGCAATAAGGAGCTGACTACTTTGGCAGAGCTCTCGGGGTCTTGCATTAGAAAAAGTCAACTAAAGTCATAGGTATACGTGAACAATAGAATAAAAGTATATAATAAGTAGAGCAACAAATATATATACCAATGTTATATGAACAGGAAAATAGTAAACACGGAGCTAGCATTTGGCCatagatttccaaatttattttaaaaattttgatttgggtgaagtttggtttgaagatgaaaatgtgtttgaacACCAGTTCTCATAACATATTTCTTAAATTGATTTTGGAAAAaaatgaaacatgacttatacccacaagttctaaaaactattaCAAATACCCAACAGAAttattatcaataacatttatcatattatcgcaaatcatagtcctgaacataaataaatttgatacaaaagaCCGAGAAGACGAAAtaaaattgttacaaaataataaatggtgggttTTTTATAAAATGTAAAAGTTTAggacaatttttaaaaaatgtaatagtgatattttggcccaaaacaagctattgagctggttttgggatttaaaatttgggatttggaatTTTGCCAAAATGTAAGCAAAATCTATGGTCATACATATATTTGCCAAAtaaattccaaatttattttggcaaaatttatGGCCTAGCGGTCCTAAATCAAGTGATAAGGATCACTTTGTAAATTCTGACAAggatcatttttttttatttttttggttcgTTTTTGAGTTAAAGAGAGTTTCCTTTCTCTTTCAAAAAGGTGAGGGGGATTGTTTCCCTACCCTAAAAGTTTAAGGAGGTAAGGTGAAATCTAGTCTAAAACTCACCAGGTACTTCTCGTAACATCACCGACATGCGATGCGAGTATGACCTTCCTCTTTTAGAAAAATGTAGTAATTCATAGTATTTCATACACATACACGAAAGACATAACCCAACAGGAGCTACGTATTACATTttgatgaaaatttgaaaaaaacaaaTACTATTAGTATATGTTTGCATTCAACTTTGTAGGATAGGATGAAGAAGTCTACTTCATCTCGGTCTTGATAGCATTGACCAACTGATCAAAGGCCTCGCCCCACGCATTCTTCATATCAACGCTCCACATATCTGGAACAGCTTCTTTGATTGTCTCCAACAAGGCAAACTTTGTTACCTGTCAATTCAAACATTCTTCCGTCATTTATTTTGTCAATTACACACTCGAAAGTTGGCGCCTTTAGCTATCAAATTAAATTTTTAAGGcggaaaaagaaaactaaaatcaattatgagagaaattagagaaaaaaaataaaaaacacgAGATTAATTTGCATGAGATTATTTCGAGTATTTATAATTATAGCGGAAACATTGTAAGCCCCTTTAGTGATACAAGAGCCAAAAGAGTATTTTATAATTCTAGTGGTTATAAAACATGACAGATAACTCGTTAGTCGAGAAACCATCTCCCGAATGCCTAACAGAGGCACTCACCAATTTTTTAAAATATCCTTAATGTCAAAATTAGTCATCTTGGACCGTTGTTGATTTTTCAATGCAATTTTCGTGTTGTTGTCTCTTTAtagtttttgaaatatttaatttaagctttttatttgaaaaagaagttttgatagatttgaTTTCGGACACTAATTAATCAAAAAGTCAGTTATGTATTACTCCATTAAACATGACATTTATAGTACTAAGAAGATCCATTCTTAGTGAAACATTTTATTTTGTGCTTCACACAACTAAACACTAATTGtgtgaagttttttttttttgtttcataaCTTTGTAATTCCAGATTTTTGTGGACCCAAATATGTAAGATATGGGTCCGcaatgagaaaaaaaaagacCTTACACAATTAATATCAATCGGGTGAGACACACCATAAAATCACTCATTCTTACTTGAAAAGGGAAAATCGTTTTGGTACGTCAAGTATAGCCTAATGCAAGGGAGATTATACCTCAAAATGCTCATCAACGACGCCGTATTTGAAGTGCGTAGCACCCAACTTTTTGAGAGTTGAATCCCTCACCACTACTTTTCCTGCTTTTCTAAGTTGAACTGCGGCTTCACAAGTCTTCAGTGaaacaaataaatgaaaaaaagatTGACATCAGTGTATAATACATTAATCATGTTGTATTTAGCTTAGCTGATTTAACGAAAAAGGTAAAGAACGTAACGTAGAGAGGAAGGAGTAGCAGCTAACTGTAACGATATTGTTACCATAACAAAGACAGACTTAgcatgaggcttgagtttggcaTTTTGCCCCAAGGGCACATTTGAATCTTTGAGGAATGAGAACAGTTTCTTAGCCGATGGTGCAATCTCAAATATCCTAAAAAGCATAAAAAATCCATCCATCATATATTCAAGCATAGGAAACAAGTCAATTCAAATAAACCGATCGAAAGCCTAGaggtcaacaacaacaacccggtATAATTTCACTAGTACGGTCTGAAAATGATAGTGTATACGCAAACTTTACCTCTACCCTGgtgtagagaggttgttttcgatagaTCATCGGCATCTCTGCCTCCAAGAACTCTCTACCTTGCTCTTAgggtgactcaaactcacaacctcttggttggaagtggagggtgctcaccactgtCAGACGCGGATTCATGATTTGAGGCTTATTGGTCCATACCGTAATTTTAGATTAATATGCAATAATAACTGGATTCACagatatttacaaatatttagtgaatttcttaatataaatacaggGTCTATGCAAAAGTTATTGGGTTCCCAAAAACCCGTATTGTATGCTCTAGGTCCGCCCCTGACCAATGGAACAACCTACTCTTGTCTACCAGTCTAGAGGTCGTGTACACAAAATAGgtcataaaaaataaaagttttagGTCGAAGAatgcgttatatatatatatggttatttggacaataaataaagaaaatgacaGAGAGTAGAAACCTGCCACCTTGGTTTAATTCAtaaagatatatattttaaacaaataaataaaagctaTAGTTGTGAGTGTGCATACGTACTTGAGAAAGAGTTTGAGACCCCATTCGCCGGCATTCTTCTTCAAGGAATCCCATGACTTGACAACCAGAGCTTCTTGCTCTTCTGTAAAGCTACCCATGATGATCTTTGGGATAAAAAGTGAGTATGTGAATTTCCTGACTGGATATGCATGGTGCTGGGAATACGCTGTGTATATATAGTACTTTGACTGAAGTGCTTAACCTTTCATGGTGATGGAGAGCCCACCACATGGTGTGGAAGATAAGAGTCAAATGGAAAATACAGATGAAAATGAAAACCAGGGACTGGAGGCTGAACATGGTTTTTGATTGCTTTTGTGGGCTTTAGTGAGTGATGACGTAATTGATGGTTTTCTAAATGGTTGACAAATAGCATCAGAGAACGTCTAGTGGGAGAGCAACAGTCAATATATAGAGTTCGTTTTTTATGTTTTAAGGCCAAATACAGAGTGGCCACCTAAAATATCTCAACTAAGGCTGTTTTCTACTCCTTCCGTTTTAGGTAACCTATTTTTTGTTCGTTCCAAAAAAATTTACtcctttctaaatttagaaatattttaattaaatttctaattttacacTTAACGAAAAGTTTTAT belongs to Nicotiana tabacum cultivar K326 chromosome 6, ASM71507v2, whole genome shotgun sequence and includes:
- the LOC107811444 gene encoding anaerobic nitrite reductase MHB1-like, with the translated sequence MGSFTEEQEALVVKSWDSLKKNAGEWGLKLFLKIFEIAPSAKKLFSFLKDSNVPLGQNAKLKPHAKSVFVMTCEAAVQLRKAGKVVVRDSTLKKLGATHFKYGVVDEHFEVTKFALLETIKEAVPDMWSVDMKNAWGEAFDQLVNAIKTEMK